The DNA window TGGCCCTGCACCTTAAATATTGttttcacatcttatgtcacgGCTAGCGGGGCGAGCCATGTTGAATTTAataaaggacccaagatgccgACACTGCTGTGACGTGAGTGAGCTGTATTGCAACGGTgaagtgcagtggagatggcctGTGCAGAAGCTAAGATAACCTCTActgaaaaaaccaaaaaactaacctgaaaccttaAACGGAGACACGGGgagacaacacagacgaaccagcaacaagCAGGAGAAAACAAAGGGCTCATATACACAAAAGAGCCATCAGGGAATGAGAAAAGGGAGACACAGCAGGATTCATTGGACATAaccagacaaggggaagcaaaagtaGACACACTAACATAGGACAtggcactgtcaaaataaaacaggaagtgaacacagagacacaatactaacacagtacagagggaacacagaaaccaaaacctcAGAACTAGAAAATCTTAATCAGAATGAAATTGTAACAAAAGACAataacaatcaaaacaaaactactgagtccacagactcgGGACATACATCGGCTcaaactgtggtcataaatattttgtacttgtaaatcagactGTGTAGTTGTGAACTGAGATTTGTAACATTGTAAAACAAAATATCTGGAAAGTTCATGTTTTTGCGTTCATTGATTTGTGtgtgcaaaaatgtaaaaatgtaataaatgtaagAAACATTAGAACTACTTTTGCTGACACAAAGTTTGGCGAGTTGTCACTTTAAACCAGTCACTGATATAAAGAGAGCACCTTGTTCCAGGGCATCTGAGCATGGAGGGAAAGCTTTATGCAGGAAATGGTAAGAGCTGTTGGGACTAAAGAAACTGAGCAGAAAACTACAGACATCTGGAAACTGAGTTGTTAATTCTCAGTGGGATCAGCAGGACTAGCAAAGCTTCACCATGACAGTCATCTGATTGACTGAACCCATCCAAACATCACTTCATGGACCTTtagcttgtgtctgtgtgtggacagaCATAACATGAGCTAATTATACATtactcctccacagagtggaccagcagagaGCAGAGGTTTCCACTGGTCAGTCTgcacagcagcatcaaacacacctGGACTCTGTGGTTATGGTTTGTAGTACTACGTTtacatttgttcttttcagtcacctctatgctgcactttgtggaccagaggattgtcagtgtgtccaacatacATCAGAGTTtgggctccatgatttcagtcagattggggtgactgtagctcaggaggggagcaggtcagctACTAGTTAGGTTTGTGAATCAAACCCTGGCTGGCAAATGTACTGGGTAACGTACTAAACCCAAGCTgccctctgatgcatccatcagagtgtgaaagaaagtatttaagcatagaacaatgtgcttggttgaatgaggcatgttgtataaatgcTTTGTGTGCACAGAGTATCAAAGagagctatataagaaccagtccatttaccactggGTAATTCATATAGTCTTCTTTTCCAgcggctggaggacaacatcaccatgtttgtgaagaacgagctgaagaagatccagaagcttCTGAGTCCAGATCACCCAGAAACTTTAAAGAGCCAGATGGAGGATGAGGAGATGTTTGAaggtgaggatgaagatgaaagaaagagctGCAGAGAAGCATTTCTGAAGATCACACTCCACTTCTTGAGGAGACTTAAGCAGCATGAGATGGCTGACcatctgcagagcagtaagagaaTTTCTCTAAAGACTGAATATTGATCTTTCCTAATAGCTCAAGAAATGGACCAATAGACATTCATCCTTTCAGGGTACTGAAAGGctgtgatatttattatataatatttttttctgaatttcttACCTTCAGAAATATTTGCTCCACTCTGTAAACGAGAACTTAAAGCccaactgaagaagaagttccagtgtgtgtttgagggcatcgctaaagcaggaagcccaaccctcctgaatcagatctacacagagctctacatcacagagggagggactgcagaggtcaatgatgaacatgaggtcagacagattgaaacagcatccaggaaaccagacagaccagaaacaacaatcagacaagaagacatctttaaagcctcacctggaagagacgaaccaatcagaacagtgctgacaaagggagtggctggcattgggaaaacagtcttaacacagaaatacagcctggactgggctgaagacaaagccaaccaggacatccagttcatatttccattcactttcagagagctgaatgtgctgaaagaggaaaagttcagcttggtggaacttgttcatcacttctttaatcAAACTAACGAATCAGGAATCTGCAggcttgaagacttccaggttgtgttcatacttgatggtctggatgagtgtcgacttaatTTGGACTTCAACAAAACTAAAATCCTGACAGAAAcaagaaagtccacctcattggatgagctgctgacaaacctcatcagAGGGAACCTGCTCCCTTCTGCTCGCCTTTGGATAacaacacgacctgcagcagccaatcagatccctcctcagTGTGTcgacatggtgacagaggtcagagggttcactgacccacagaaggaggagtacttcaggaagagattcagagatgaggagcaggccagcaggatcatctcccacatcaagaaagctcgaagcctccacatcatgtgtcacatcccagtcttctgctggatcactgctacagttctggaggatgtgctggaaaccagagagggagcagagctgcccaacaccctgactgagatgtacatccacttcctggtggttcaggccaaagtcaaGAGGATCaaatatgatggaggagctgagacagatccacactggagtccagagagcaggaagataattgagtctctgggaaaactggcttttgatcagctgcagaaaggaaacctgatcttctatgaaccagacctgacagagtgtggcatcgatatcagagcagcctcagtgtactcaggagtgttcacacagatctttaaagaggagaaacaACTGTACCagaacaaggtgttctgctttgttcatctcagtgttcaggagtttctggctgctcttcatgtccacctgaccttcatcaactctggactcaatctgctggaagaacaacaaacaacGTCCATGTGGTCTAAACTATTTGATAAACCAAAACTCcaatctctccaccagagtgctgtgaacaaggccttacagagtctaaatggacacctggacttgttcctccgcttcctcctgggtctttcaatgcagaccaatcagactctcctacgaggtctgctgacacagacaggaagtagctcacagaccaatcaggaagcagttcagtacatcaaggagacgctcagtgagaatctgtctgcagagaaaagcatcaatctgtttcactgtctgaatgaactgaatgatcgttctctagtggaggagatccaacagtccctgagatcaggacgtctctccacagataaactgtctcctgctcagtggtcagctctggtcttcatcttactgtcatcagaaaaagatctggatgtgtttgacctgaataaatactctgcttcagagaaggctcttctgaggctgctgccagtggtcaaagcctctaaaaaagctctgtaagttataaagtttttattatttaatttggttGGTATGTTATGGAAAACACACTGCCATGAACCTCTGTTTTGTTATTGTCAAAATCACTGTAATATAATCACTGTACCTTTATATACACGTGACTTGTATTaatgctgctgccctcttgtggctaaagtgtaattatgttattgttattagGGAGGATTTGAGAGTAACATGCCAAGTGAGTCAGCAGCTTCGCTTTAGCTTAAAAATCCAAATTCTTATGTCATCAGTTATAGTTGCATGTATTCATTATCATAATTTAACCTTTAATATTGAtgtcttaaatttattttgagtaaaCTGGCAATAATTTTAtggtttattaaataaatacatcactaatgaattatttatttcagtaattaattaaaaaaatatattgataATGAATTATcggttaatttcatttaaaataattcattatttatttatgtacaaTTCTAATTAGTTAATTACATATTTAATCAattattggtttgttttctattttaattattttactgacacatttaatgaattatttaatgatgtatttatttaattcacgttGCTACTCCTGGCCCTGCATCGCtgttcataaatacattttatttgtcagcttcacccatcaaagtcagggggcggggttaatgctgatcaagtcaaaaccattgctttggtctGGTGGGCGTTCTTTTAGTGGGCTTTTCTCAATACTAAGTAGGCCTACACACCagggtttggacatgtgtggaCCCAAACTATACTTAAACTTTacccttttttgtgtgtcaccaaatacactTTAATATTTTCTAGACAAGAATGTAGTGGCGTAATCTTTAACctcttttggctccaaacagaagtgacagacttgagcagggttcatttaaaggctgacagaagtggagtggtgacggggagatgtttgacaggacagtgtttcagcctccacaggttcatgttgtgctccatcagtcagtgaagatgaagtcagtgctgatgaggctgtagagtgtgtgagggatgtgaatgaggatgatgaagatctgatgatagcagataaaaacaggctgcagagactttgagccatacagggcacacagtgtgtgtacagaacagctgaaatcattatggaggcctcactgggatatggaagcatcacagtacagcttcagtgaagcattaaagtctctgatatgagatgagaaatgaagcagccagagctttttcatgagtggaaatccactgtgactgtgagctgctgctacagcctccagattagccagcagctcatcctgctcaacatttcctcaccaactttaatggaagtgtgatgttttcagctggagtgatggtcagggtggcctccctctcctcttcctctttcatttgtaaagccacttctgctgctttcattcatttggaagtcctgtagctgagtttgggagagactaacagcctcggcagcagaggggagaaaggctgtaacaccaccactttactctgttctacctgtcacatcattttatcaggaaacaaatatgctcatgtttttactatgtttgtcttgaagatgtaagaagatcacatggtgctttttattattgtgttggtttgtttcctgtctcttggatggagcccagctgtgcgtggcccctgggcctgtggtcagagtgtgtgctggataatccggcccaggatgaggccaaactgacatgggatgaaatgtctgtcacataattgagcttagtgtagtttcacttctgcacaatttaaaaacaaccaaaactttgttctgtcttttctgtgttatactgtagactttctttgatactgtgtccaaaaggagcagcttttactttgaaggggaggcgtctctgtttcctcttcaggttggatgatggaagcaaatgagtgtgtgatgttctttcagtgttgcactttgtagacgctccctgagcactggtctcacagccagctgcacatagagaccagtgttgttagtccaggtcagaagatgacttgttggaatgaaaatgagcttgtagtttgtctgctttaataatgtgactggaaaaaggtgttggacttcaaatatgtccatttctttcacacttcacctttaaaagtgaagccttgtggttcctggaaggaaaaacacaactttttcaagtctttgtcctgtttttatgagaaatgtacgactttaatttgaaacattcagagttttttctcttgttgtgtttgtttgaagctgcttcctgttggcttcagctgtttggagtttccattttctaaacttctacattctgaaccttcttcagctctgaacagatgatgaaacactgaatgatttcaagctcacactttgtctaataaacttacatctttcattcttcatACAGATTGtgggactgtggtttgtcagagatcagctgtgattatctggcagcagcactgaagtccaacccctcccatctgagacagctggagctgAGTGACAACTACAatctgcaggattcaggagtgaagcatctgtgtggtttcctggagagtccaggatgtggacttgaaactctggggtcagtcagcatgttttagttgtgctgagatgaatatgatgtgaaagttgtgctgacactaaactgcagacatcaggctgatattatactgatccacactgaggatcttcatggtaaagtctgttttcttcttctctggtttagtccattgactgcagcagaacaatgttcacatttcaaacagtgatactcaacgtatggcccgcggcccacacgcggcctgcccacctttcctgattcagagagaggggaccctgattaactgtgtagtgttcttcctcacagttctaagtatcagacacaacaatgaataatccacagctgactgtctttagcaggtcaaaggtcacggcacacagcaggcagtgggaaatattataattctgatcatttatcagcacatatccatatgtataaaaacaaagctgacactgtgagacttgatcagaggtgtgatcatcacagcagaggcctttgtgtcaaagtcactgaggatcaaacagaaacacatgaagcagattttcctgttctggctttttatagcagataaccttcaaaatattctgcagtccatcaaaaactgaagcaaaccatgaatcaacatgtgaacatgagctgatgctgctgaagtgaagcaaagttacagaggtttgattacagacacagctgagagtttgtaatctgtcatcattttaaaaggtttacatttcttcagtattgaacagcagaaatgaggctttgttttgggaggccgacagcagtgaacacaacagcagactggtgcgtaataagcagtgaataatgcagaaaacagatttttgaaggtaaactgttcttgaagtacactgagagagagagagctgtgcaggaagtaaacgtcaaagtcagagagaattcatgacgatgttcatcaaacgtaaagcgtagtttggatcttcttctgctgctggttcagtcagttttggttggagacagatgaaacctgcagcttcaggatctgtgagctgtccactttcagccccgacggcgtg is part of the Maylandia zebra isolate NMK-2024a linkage group LG3, Mzebra_GT3a, whole genome shotgun sequence genome and encodes:
- the LOC143416585 gene encoding protein NLRC3-like, which translates into the protein MFVKNELKKIQKLLSPDHPETLKSQMEDEEMFEGEDEDERKSCREAFLKITLHFLRRLKQHEMADHLQSKIFAPLCKRELKAQLKKKFQCVFEGIAKAGSPTLLNQIYTELYITEGGTAEVNDEHEVRQIETASRKPDRPETTIRQEDIFKASPGRDEPIRTVLTKGVAGIGKTVLTQKYSLDWAEDKANQDIQFIFPFTFRELNVLKEEKFSLVELVHHFFNQTNESGICRLEDFQVVFILDGLDECRLNLDFNKTKILTETRKSTSLDELLTNLIRGNLLPSARLWITTRPAAANQIPPQCVDMVTEVRGFTDPQKEEYFRKRFRDEEQASRIISHIKKARSLHIMCHIPVFCWITATVLEDVLETREGAELPNTLTEMYIHFLVVQAKVKRIKYDGGAETDPHWSPESRKIIESLGKLAFDQLQKGNLIFYEPDLTECGIDIRAASVYSGVFTQIFKEEKQLYQNKVFCFVHLSVQEFLAALHVHLTFINSGLNLLEEQQTTSMWSKLFDKPKLQSLHQSAVNKALQSLNGHLDLFLRFLLGLSMQTNQTLLRGLLTQTGSSSQTNQEAVQYIKETLSENLSAEKSINLFHCLNELNDRSLVEEIQQSLRSGRLSTDKLSPAQWSALVFILLSSEKDLDVFDLNKYSASEKALLRLLPVVKASKKAL